One window from the genome of Esox lucius isolate fEsoLuc1 chromosome 23, fEsoLuc1.pri, whole genome shotgun sequence encodes:
- the LOC105007066 gene encoding leucine-rich repeat neuronal protein 3: MKDVSFADCFFMGLAMTAFVLASEEKVDCPQSCICEIRPWFSPSSVYMEAPTVDCNDLGLFTLPGRLPVNTQVLLLQTNNIAKIEKPLDYLANITEIDLSQNNLSSMSDIHLGRLPQLLSLHMEENWIRRLTDSCLAELANLQELYMNHNLISFMSPTAFQGLHNLLRLHLNSNKLQTISSEWFDAMPNLEILMIGENPITSIQDMNFKPLGNLRSLVLTRMNLSQLPDDALSGLVNLESISFYDNTFSEVPHTALRNLKNLKFLDLNKNPIGRIQRGDFADMLHLKELGINSMPELVSIDSFALNNLPELTKIEATNNPKLSYIHPNAFYKLPRLETLMLNGNALSALHSITVESLPNLREVSMHSNPIRCDCVVRWMNMNKTKIRFMEPDSLFCVEPPEYEGQHVRQVHFREMTEICLPLISPESMPEHVSVNNGSSVSLHCRAFGEPEPDIYWITPSGARVLPNTVSDKYYMHPEGTFDIYDITENEAGLYTCVAHNLVGADLKSVSVEVNGYFPRPANSSLNVNIKSVQSNSVLVAWRAAHSGLAPNIKWYTASHPNHPTVAFSARVPSDVKVYNLTHLTPATEYKVCVDIRGTHYKNDTKCVNVTTKGLELTAKDTEKWDAAVIAVFGVLLAVISVACLLIYVSLRKHHLYGDLRKCHSKASLMPVASLHSPFTRLWVSGKGLPTAVEVKPTVINVSDNAF, encoded by the coding sequence ATGAAGGACGTGTCATTTGCGGATTGTTTCTTCATGGGCCTTGCCATGACTGCCTTTGTTCTGGCGTCGGAGGAGAAAGTAGATTGCCCTCAGTCATGTATATGTGAGATCAGACCCTGGTTCTCACCCAGCTCTGTGTACATGGAAGCCCCGACCGTTGACTGTAACGACTTGGGACTTTTCACTCTGCCTGGGAGATTACCCGTGAACACACAAGTGCTACTGCTGCAGACTAACAACATTGCAAAGATTGAGAAACCATTGGATTACCTGGCCAACATCACAGAGATTGACTTGTCGCAAAACAACTTATCGTCGATGAGTGACATCCACCTCGGGCGCCTGCCACAGCTGCTGTCCCTGCACATGGAAGAGAACTGGATACGTCGGCTCACAGACAGCTGCCTGGCCGAGCTGGCCAACCTGCAGGAGCTTTACATGAACCACAATCTGATCTCCTTCATGTCCCCCACGGCATTTCAGGGCCTTCACAACCTTCTCCGGCTCCACCTAAACTCCAACAAGCTGCAGACCATTAGCAGTGAGTGGTTCGACGCCATGCCCAACCTCGAAATACTGATGATCGGGGAGAATCCAATCACGTCCATTCAGGACATGAACTTCAAGCCCCTCGGTAACCTCCGCAGTCTAGTTTTGACCAGAATGAACCTATCACAGTTACCAGACGATGCACTGTCTGGCCTTGTCAATTTGGAGAGTATCTCATTCTACGACAACACCTTTTCTGAGGTTCCTCACACAGCTCTGAGGAACCTAAAAAACCTAAAATTTCTggatttaaacaaaaatcccaTTGGGAGGATACAGCGGGGAGATTTTGCTGACATGCTCCACCTCAAAGAGTTGGGCATCAATAGCATGCCGGAACTGGTATCCATCGATAGCTTTGCCCTCAACAACCTTCCTGAACTGACTAAGATTGAAGCCACCAACAACCCTAAGCTCTCCTATATCCACCCCAACGCTTTCTACAAGCTTCCCAGACTGGAGACGTTGATGCTGAATGGGAATGCGCTCAGTGCCCTACACAGCATTACAGTCGAGTCCCTCCCCAACCTTCGTGAGGTGAGCATGCACAGCAATCCCATACGTTGCGACTGTGTGGTCCGCTGGATGAACATGAACAAGACCAAGATACGCTTCATGGAACCAGACTCACTGTTCTGTGTGGAGCCTCCGGAATATGAAGGACAGCATGTCCGGCAGGTTCACTTCAGGGAGATGACAGAGATCTGTCTACCTCTCATCTCGCCCGAGAGCATGCCTGAGCATGTCAGTGTCAACAATGGAAGTTCTGTATCGCTGCACTGCCGGGCCTTTGGCGAACCTGAACCGGACATCTACTGGATCACGCCATCCGGGGCCAGGGTCTTGCCCAATACCGTTTCCGATAAATACTACATGCACCCAGAGGGAACGTTTGACATTTACGACATAACGGAGAATGAGGCTGGACTCTATACCTGTGTGGCCCACAATCTGGTTGGCGCAGACCTGAAGTCAGTCTCTGTGGAGGTAAATGGATATTTCCCTCGGCCTGCCAACAGCTCTCTAAACGTCAACATCAAATCGGTGCAGTCCAACTCGGTCCTGGTAGCCTGGAGAGCTGCCCATAGCGGTCTGGCTCCAAACATAAAGTGGTACACGGCGTCCCACCCGAACCACCCAACCGTGGCGTTCTCTGCCCGTGTCCCGTCTGACGTTAAAGTGTACAATCTCACACATCTGACTCCCGCCACCGAGTACAAGGTGTGTGTGGACATCCGCGGCACCCACTACAAAAACGACACCAAATGTGTCAATGTCACCACTAAGGGATTAGAGCTGACTGCCAAGGACACTGAGAAGTGGGATGCGGCTGTAATCGCTGTCTTTGGTGTGCTTCTTGCTGTGATTTCTGTAGCCTGTCTGCTTATTTATGTGTCTCTGAGGAAACACCACCTTTATGGGGATTTAAGGAAATGTCACTCTAAAGCGTCCCTGATGCCAGTGGCCAGCCTGCACTCTCCTTTTACGAGGCTGTGGGTCTCCGGAAAAGGACTGCCGACCGCCGTGGAAGTGAAACCCACAGTCATAAATGTATCTGACAATGCCTTTTAA